A genome region from Neisseria meningitidis includes the following:
- a CDS encoding acyltransferase has product MNYKIYDGAKIIKKENLSIGDYSQIDDFVFFNCGEKSILGSFVHISSFTSIIGGGEFYMDHFSGLSAGCRIITGSDDFMGGLTNPTVPSKYTNVKKSSVRIGKHAILGTNVTVLPGVTIGDGVAVGAGAIVRKNLEPWTIYVGVDCKPLKRRSQDKILELEKHLVAEFNLDLCPIIPSPTRPNPKETR; this is encoded by the coding sequence GTGAATTATAAAATATACGATGGTGCAAAGATTATTAAAAAAGAAAATTTATCAATTGGGGATTATTCTCAAATTGATGATTTTGTATTTTTTAATTGTGGAGAGAAAAGTATTTTAGGAAGTTTTGTTCATATATCATCATTTACCAGTATTATTGGTGGTGGAGAATTTTATATGGATCATTTTTCAGGATTAAGCGCAGGGTGTAGAATTATTACCGGTAGCGATGATTTTATGGGGGGGTTAACCAATCCAACAGTCCCATCTAAATATACTAATGTTAAAAAATCTAGTGTTAGAATTGGAAAACATGCAATTTTAGGAACAAATGTAACAGTATTACCAGGCGTTACTATTGGTGATGGGGTTGCTGTTGGAGCAGGGGCTATAGTGAGAAAAAATCTTGAGCCGTGGACTATTTATGTCGGGGTAGATTGTAAACCACTGAAGCGCAGATCACAAGATAAAATATTGGAGTTAGAGAAACATCTTGTAGCAGAATTTAATCTAGATTTATGTCCTATAATCCCATCCCCGACACGCCCCAACCCAAAGGAAACGCGATGA
- the gmhB gene encoding D-glycero-beta-D-manno-heptose 1,7-bisphosphate 7-phosphatase has translation MKLIILDRDGVINQDRDDFVKSVDEWIPVEGSMDAVAFLTQAGYTVAVATNQSGIGRKYFTVQNLTEMHAKMHRLVRQAGGEINGIWFCPHTDADNCNCRKPKPGMIEDIIGRFNAQASETWLVGDSLRDLQAIDAVGGKPALVLTGKGKKTLSQHGHELPEHTQVFDTLLDFSQYIMQENAAPQAD, from the coding sequence ATGAAACTCATCATTCTCGACCGCGACGGCGTCATCAATCAGGACCGCGATGACTTCGTCAAATCCGTTGACGAGTGGATACCTGTCGAAGGCAGCATGGATGCGGTGGCATTTCTGACGCAGGCAGGCTACACCGTCGCCGTTGCCACCAACCAATCCGGCATCGGGCGCAAATATTTTACCGTTCAAAACCTTACCGAAATGCACGCCAAAATGCACCGCCTCGTCCGTCAGGCAGGCGGCGAAATCAACGGCATCTGGTTCTGCCCGCACACCGATGCCGACAACTGCAACTGCCGCAAGCCCAAACCGGGTATGATTGAAGACATCATCGGACGCTTCAACGCCCAAGCCTCGGAAACCTGGCTGGTCGGCGACAGCCTGCGCGATTTGCAGGCAATCGATGCCGTCGGCGGAAAACCCGCGCTGGTTCTGACCGGAAAAGGCAAAAAAACGCTCTCCCAACACGGACACGAATTACCCGAACACACACAGGTTTTCGATACCTTGCTCGATTTCTCACAATACATCATGCAGGAAAACGCCGCACCGCAAGCCGACTGA
- a CDS encoding lysophospholipid acyltransferase family protein yields the protein MLIIRNLIYWLILCSTLIFLFPFMLLASPFRDGAHKMARVWVKILNLSLKHIVGLKYRIIGAENIPDRPAVICAKHQSGWETLALQDIFPPQVYVAKRELFKIPFFGWGLKLVKTIGIDRNNRREANEQLIKQGLARKNEGYWITIFPEGTRLAPGKRGKYKLGGARMAKMFEMDIVPVALNSGEFWPKNSFLKYPGEITVVICPTIPHASGSEAELMGKCEHLIETQQPLISGAGPFAAKMPSETA from the coding sequence ATGCTCATCATCCGCAACCTGATTTACTGGCTGATACTCTGTTCCACCCTGATTTTCCTCTTTCCCTTTATGCTGCTCGCCTCGCCTTTCCGAGACGGGGCGCACAAGATGGCGCGGGTCTGGGTCAAAATCCTCAACCTCTCGCTCAAACACATCGTCGGGCTCAAATACCGCATCATCGGCGCGGAAAACATCCCCGACCGCCCCGCCGTCATCTGCGCCAAACACCAAAGCGGCTGGGAAACGCTCGCCCTTCAGGACATTTTTCCGCCGCAGGTTTACGTTGCCAAACGCGAGTTGTTCAAAATCCCCTTTTTCGGCTGGGGCTTGAAACTGGTCAAAACCATAGGCATAGACCGCAACAACCGCCGCGAAGCCAACGAGCAGCTCATAAAACAGGGGTTGGCGCGCAAAAACGAAGGCTATTGGATTACCATTTTCCCCGAAGGCACACGCCTTGCGCCCGGAAAACGCGGCAAATATAAACTCGGCGGCGCGCGCATGGCGAAAATGTTTGAGATGGACATCGTCCCCGTCGCCCTCAACAGCGGCGAATTTTGGCCGAAAAACTCCTTTCTGAAATATCCGGGGGAAATCACCGTCGTCATCTGTCCGACCATCCCGCACGCAAGCGGCAGCGAAGCCGAATTGATGGGAAAATGCGAACACCTCATCGAAACGCAGCAGCCGCTCATTTCCGGCGCAGGCCCGTTTGCCGCCAAAATGCCGTCTGAAACCGCATGA
- a CDS encoding SprT family zinc-dependent metalloprotease: protein MTAFVHTLSDGMELTVEIKRRAKKNLIIRPAGTHTVRISVPPCFSVSALNRWLYENEAVLRQTLAKTPPPQTAENRLPESILFHGRQLALTAHQDTQILLMPSEIRVPEGAPEKQLALLRDFLERQAHSYLIPRLERHARTTQLFPAPSSLTSAKTFWGVCRKTTGIRFNWRLVGAPEYVADYVCIHELCHLAHADHSRAFWALTRRFAPYTPEAKQWLKIHGRELFALG from the coding sequence ATGACCGCCTTTGTCCACACCCTTTCAGACGGCATGGAACTGACCGTCGAAATCAAGCGCCGTGCCAAGAAAAACCTGATTATCCGCCCCGCCGGCACACATACCGTCCGCATCAGCGTCCCACCCTGCTTCTCCGTCTCCGCTCTAAACCGCTGGCTGTATGAAAACGAAGCCGTCCTGCGGCAAACACTGGCGAAAACACCGCCGCCGCAAACTGCCGAAAACCGGCTGCCCGAATCCATCCTCTTCCACGGCAGACAGCTTGCCCTCACCGCCCATCAAGACACGCAAATCCTGCTGATGCCGTCTGAAATCCGTGTTCCCGAAGGCGCACCCGAAAAACAGCTTGCGCTGCTGCGGGACTTTTTGGAACGGCAGGCGCACAGTTACCTGATTCCCCGCCTCGAACGCCACGCCCGCACCACACAACTGTTCCCCGCCCCCTCCTCGCTGACCTCTGCCAAAACCTTCTGGGGCGTGTGCCGCAAAACCACAGGCATACGCTTCAACTGGCGGCTGGTCGGCGCACCGGAATACGTTGCCGACTATGTCTGCATACACGAACTCTGCCACCTCGCCCACGCCGACCACAGCCGCGCGTTCTGGGCACTGACCCGCCGCTTCGCACCCTACACGCCCGAAGCGAAACAGTGGCTCAAAATCCACGGCAGGGAACTTTTCGCCTTAGGCTGA
- the truA gene encoding tRNA pseudouridine(38-40) synthase TruA, whose product MDTAQKQRWAITLSYDGSRFYGWQKQADGVPTVQAALETALAQIAGEAVSTTVAGRTDTGVHATAQVVHFDTTAARPQQAWVRGVNAHLPEGIAVLHARQVAPEFHARFDAYGRHYRYLLESAPVRSPLLKNRAGWTHLKLDIEPMRRAAAYLIGEQDFSSFRAAECQAKSPVKTIYRADLTQSAGLVRLDLHGNAFLHHMVRNIMGALVYVGSGRLSVEGFAALIQERSRLKAPPTFMPDGLYLTGVDYPEAYGIIRPQIPEWL is encoded by the coding sequence ATGGATACCGCACAAAAACAACGCTGGGCAATAACCCTATCCTATGACGGCAGCCGCTTTTACGGCTGGCAGAAACAGGCTGACGGCGTACCGACCGTTCAGGCGGCATTGGAAACCGCGCTCGCCCAAATAGCAGGGGAAGCGGTTTCCACCACCGTTGCCGGCAGGACCGACACCGGCGTGCATGCCACCGCCCAAGTCGTCCACTTCGACACAACTGCCGCCCGTCCCCAACAGGCATGGGTGCGCGGCGTAAATGCCCACCTGCCCGAAGGCATTGCCGTTTTGCACGCCCGACAGGTCGCCCCCGAATTTCATGCACGATTTGACGCATACGGACGGCACTACCGCTACCTGCTCGAATCCGCCCCCGTCCGTTCCCCCCTGCTCAAAAACAGGGCAGGCTGGACACACCTCAAACTCGACATCGAACCGATGCGTCGGGCTGCCGCCTATTTGATCGGCGAACAAGACTTCTCCAGCTTCCGCGCCGCCGAATGCCAAGCAAAATCCCCCGTCAAAACCATCTACCGCGCCGACCTTACCCAAAGCGCAGGACTCGTCCGCCTCGATTTGCACGGCAACGCCTTTTTGCACCACATGGTACGCAACATCATGGGCGCGCTCGTCTATGTCGGCAGCGGCAGACTCAGCGTCGAAGGCTTCGCCGCACTGATTCAAGAACGCAGTCGCCTCAAAGCCCCACCGACCTTTATGCCCGACGGGCTTTACCTGACCGGCGTCGACTATCCCGAGGCATACGGCATCATCCGCCCCCAAATCCCCGAATGGCTTTAA
- a CDS encoding type II toxin-antitoxin system PemK/MazF family toxin has product MDMVVRGGIYLVSLDPTVGSEIKKTRPCVVVSPPEIHNYLKTVLIVPMTSGSRPAPFRVNVRFQDKDGLLLPEQIRAVDKAGLVKHLGNLDNSTAEKLFAVLQEMFA; this is encoded by the coding sequence ATGGATATGGTAGTACGCGGCGGAATCTATCTAGTCTCCTTAGACCCGACCGTAGGAAGCGAAATCAAAAAGACACGTCCTTGTGTCGTAGTATCTCCTCCTGAAATACACAACTATCTCAAGACTGTGCTGATCGTTCCCATGACGAGCGGAAGCCGTCCTGCCCCGTTCCGCGTCAATGTCCGCTTTCAGGATAAAGACGGTTTGCTTTTGCCCGAACAGATTAGGGCTGTGGATAAAGCCGGATTGGTCAAACATCTTGGAAATTTAGACAACAGTACGGCTGAAAAACTGTTTGCAGTATTGCAGGAGATGTTTGCCTGA
- the porB gene encoding trimeric porin PorB, translating to MKKSLIALTLAALPVAAMADVTLYGTIKTGVETSRSVEHNGGQVVSVETGTGIVDLGSKIGFKGQEDLGNGLKAIWQVEQKASIAGTDSGWGNRQSFIGLKGGFGKLRVGRLNSVLKDTGDINPWDSKSDYLGVNKIAEPEARLISVRYDSPEFAGLSGSVQYALNDNVGRHNSESYHAGFNYKNGGFFVQYGGAYKRHQDVDDVKIEKYQIHRLVSGYDNDALYASVAVQQQDAKLVEDNSHNSQTEVAATLAYRFGNVTPRVSYAHGFKGSVDDAKRDNTYDQVVVGAEYDFSKRTSALVSAGWLQEGKGENKFVATAGGVGLRHKF from the coding sequence ATGAAAAAATCCCTGATTGCCCTGACTTTGGCAGCCCTTCCTGTTGCAGCAATGGCTGACGTTACCCTGTACGGCACCATCAAAACCGGCGTAGAAACTTCCCGCTCTGTAGAACACAATGGAGGTCAGGTGGTTAGCGTTGAAACCGGTACCGGCATCGTTGATTTGGGTTCGAAAATCGGCTTCAAAGGCCAAGAAGACCTCGGTAACGGCCTGAAAGCCATTTGGCAGGTTGAGCAAAAGGCATCTATCGCCGGCACTGACTCCGGTTGGGGCAACCGCCAATCCTTCATCGGCTTGAAAGGCGGCTTCGGTAAATTGCGCGTCGGCCGTTTGAACAGCGTCCTGAAAGACACCGGCGACATCAATCCTTGGGATAGCAAAAGCGACTATTTGGGTGTAAACAAAATTGCCGAACCCGAAGCACGCCTCATTTCCGTACGCTACGATTCTCCCGAATTTGCCGGCCTCAGCGGCAGCGTACAATACGCGCTTAACGACAATGTAGGCAGACATAACAGCGAATCTTACCACGCCGGCTTCAACTACAAAAACGGCGGCTTCTTCGTGCAATATGGCGGTGCCTATAAAAGACATCAGGATGTGGATGACGTGAAGATTGAGAAATACCAGATTCACCGTTTGGTCAGCGGTTACGACAATGATGCCCTATACGCTTCCGTAGCCGTACAGCAACAAGACGCGAAACTGGTTGAAGACAATTCGCACAACTCTCAAACCGAAGTTGCCGCTACCTTGGCATACCGCTTCGGCAACGTAACGCCCCGCGTTTCTTACGCCCACGGCTTCAAAGGCTCGGTTGATGATGCAAAACGCGACAATACTTACGACCAAGTGGTTGTCGGTGCGGAATACGACTTCTCCAAACGCACTTCTGCCTTGGTTTCTGCCGGTTGGTTGCAAGAAGGCAAAGGCGAAAACAAATTCGTAGCGACTGCCGGCGGTGTCGGTCTGCGCCACAAATTCTAA
- the thiC gene encoding phosphomethylpyrimidine synthase ThiC, whose amino-acid sequence MTTPKKTAKTSGNEARELADLSEDIGIRFKYPNSERVYLQGSRDDIRVPLREIRQDDTYTAQGAEANPPIPVYDTSGVYGDPAAHIDLKQGLPHIRTAWLDERGDTEILPKLSSEYGIERAHDPKTAHLRFNQITRPRRAKAGRNVTQLHYARQGIITPEMEFVAIRERLKLDELSQKPEYAKLLKQHAGQSFGANIPTHPDQITPEFVRREIAAGRAIIPANINHPELEPMIIGRNFRVKINGNLGNSAVTSSLTEEVEKMVWSLRWGADTIMDLSTGAHIHETREWIIRNAPVPIGTVPIYQALEKTGGIAEDLTWDLFRDTLIEQAEQGVDYFTIHAGVLLRYVPMTANRLTGIVSRGGSIMAKWCLAHHRENFLYTHFDEICEIMKAYDVSFSLGDGLRPGCIADANDESQFAELHTLGELTDKAWKHDVQVMIEGPGHVPLQRVKENMTEELQHCFEAPFYTLGPLVTDIAPGYDHITSGIGAANIGWYGTAMLCYVTPKEHLGLPDKEDVRTGIITYKLAAHAADLAKGWPGAQLRDNALSKARFEFRWRDQFRLSLDPERAESFHDETLPAEGAKIAHFCSMCGPKFCSMKITQEVRDYADKQKAQRQGMEEKAVEFVKKGAKIYS is encoded by the coding sequence ATGACTACGCCAAAAAAAACTGCCAAAACTTCCGGCAACGAAGCGCGCGAACTTGCCGACTTGAGCGAAGACATCGGTATCCGCTTCAAATATCCGAACTCGGAACGCGTGTATCTGCAAGGCAGCCGCGACGACATCCGCGTGCCTTTGCGTGAAATCCGTCAGGACGACACCTATACGGCGCAAGGCGCGGAAGCCAACCCGCCGATTCCCGTCTATGACACCAGCGGCGTGTACGGCGACCCGGCGGCACACATCGACCTGAAACAAGGTCTGCCCCATATCCGCACGGCGTGGCTGGACGAACGCGGCGATACCGAAATCCTGCCCAAGCTCTCCAGCGAATACGGCATCGAACGCGCACACGATCCGAAAACCGCCCATCTGCGTTTCAACCAAATTACCCGCCCGCGCCGCGCCAAAGCAGGACGTAACGTTACCCAGCTCCATTACGCCCGCCAAGGCATCATCACGCCGGAAATGGAGTTTGTCGCCATACGCGAACGTTTAAAATTAGACGAATTGTCCCAAAAACCGGAATACGCCAAGCTCTTGAAACAGCACGCAGGGCAAAGTTTCGGCGCGAATATCCCGACCCATCCCGACCAAATCACGCCTGAATTCGTGCGCCGAGAAATTGCCGCCGGACGCGCGATTATCCCCGCCAACATCAACCACCCCGAACTCGAACCGATGATTATCGGCCGCAACTTCCGCGTCAAAATCAACGGCAACTTGGGCAATTCCGCCGTCACTTCCAGTCTGACCGAAGAAGTCGAAAAAATGGTGTGGTCGCTGCGTTGGGGCGCGGACACAATTATGGACTTATCCACAGGCGCGCACATCCATGAAACGCGCGAATGGATTATCCGCAACGCGCCCGTCCCCATCGGCACCGTGCCTATTTATCAGGCTTTGGAAAAAACCGGCGGCATTGCCGAAGATTTGACTTGGGATTTGTTCCGCGACACCTTAATCGAGCAGGCGGAACAAGGCGTGGACTATTTCACCATACACGCGGGCGTGTTGCTGCGTTATGTACCGATGACCGCCAACCGCCTCACCGGCATCGTCTCGCGCGGCGGTTCGATTATGGCGAAATGGTGTTTGGCACATCATCGGGAAAACTTCCTTTACACGCATTTCGACGAAATCTGCGAAATCATGAAAGCGTATGATGTGTCGTTCAGCCTCGGCGACGGCCTGCGCCCCGGCTGCATTGCCGATGCCAACGACGAATCCCAATTCGCCGAGCTGCACACCTTGGGCGAATTGACCGATAAAGCGTGGAAACATGACGTACAAGTCATGATCGAAGGCCCCGGCCATGTGCCGCTGCAACGCGTCAAAGAAAACATGACCGAAGAGCTGCAACACTGCTTTGAAGCACCTTTTTACACACTCGGCCCGCTCGTTACCGACATCGCACCCGGCTACGACCACATCACCTCGGGCATAGGCGCGGCCAATATCGGCTGGTACGGCACGGCGATGCTTTGTTACGTTACCCCCAAAGAACATTTGGGGCTGCCCGACAAAGAAGACGTGCGCACCGGCATCATCACCTACAAACTCGCCGCCCACGCCGCCGATCTCGCCAAAGGCTGGCCGGGCGCACAATTACGTGACAACGCTCTGAGCAAGGCGCGTTTCGAGTTCCGTTGGCGCGACCAATTTCGCTTAAGCCTCGACCCTGAACGTGCCGAAAGCTTCCACGACGAAACCCTGCCTGCCGAAGGCGCGAAAATCGCCCACTTCTGCTCAATGTGCGGCCCCAAATTCTGCTCGATGAAAATCACGCAGGAAGTGCGCGACTACGCCGACAAGCAAAAAGCCCAACGGCAGGGCATGGAGGAAAAAGCGGTCGAGTTCGTCAAAAAAGGCGCGAAGATTTACAGTTGA
- a CDS encoding NUDIX hydrolase codes for MPTVRFTESVSKHDLDALFEWAKASYGAESCWKTLYLNGLPLGNLSPEWAERVKKDWEAGCSESSDGIFLNADGWPDMGRRLQHLARIWKEAGLLHGWRDECFDLTDGGSNPLFALERAAFRPFGLLSRAVHLNGLVESDGRWHFWIGRRSPHKAVDPDKLNNTAAGGVSSGELPSETVCRESSEEAGLDKTLLPLIRPVSQLHSLRPVSRGVHNEILYVFDAVLPETFLPENQDGEVAGFEKMDIGGLLAAMLSGNMMHDAQLVTLDAFCRYGLIDAAHPLSEWLDGIRL; via the coding sequence ATGCCGACCGTCCGTTTTACCGAATCCGTCAGCAAACACGACCTTGATGCCCTATTCGAGTGGGCAAAGGCAAGTTACGGTGCGGAAAGTTGCTGGAAAACGCTGTATCTGAACGGTCTGCCTTTGGGCAATCTGTCGCCGGAATGGGCGGAGCGCGTCAAAAAAGACTGGGAGGCAGGCTGCTCGGAGTCTTCAGACGGCATTTTCCTGAATGCGGACGGCTGGCCAGATATGGGCAGACGCTTGCAGCACCTCGCCCGAATATGGAAAGAAGCGGGACTGCTTCACGGCTGGCGCGACGAGTGTTTCGACCTGACCGACGGCGGCAGCAATCCCTTGTTCGCGCTCGAACGCGCCGCTTTCCGTCCGTTCGGACTGCTCAGCCGCGCCGTCCATCTCAACGGTTTGGTCGAATCGGACGGCCGATGGCATTTCTGGATAGGCAGGCGCAGTCCGCACAAAGCAGTCGATCCCGACAAACTCAACAATACTGCCGCCGGCGGTGTTTCCAGCGGTGAATTGCCGTCTGAAACCGTGTGTCGCGAAAGCAGCGAAGAAGCCGGTTTGGATAAAACGCTGCTTCCGCTCATCCGCCCGGTATCGCAGCTGCACAGCCTGCGCCCCGTCAGCCGGGGTGTGCACAATGAAATCCTGTATGTATTCGATGCCGTCCTGCCCGAAACCTTCCTGCCTGAAAATCAGGATGGCGAAGTGGCGGGTTTTGAGAAAATGGACATCGGCGGTCTGTTGGCTGCCATGTTGTCGGGAAACATGATGCACGACGCGCAACTGGTTACGCTGGACGCGTTTTGCCGTTACGGTCTGATTGATGCCGCCCATCCGCTGTCCGAGTGGCTGGACGGCATACGTTTATAG
- a CDS encoding ABC transporter ATP-binding protein, with protein sequence MLELNGLCKRFGGKTVADDICLTVGRGKILAVLGRSGCGKSTLLNMIAGIVRPDGGEIWLNGENITRMPPEKRRISLMFQDYALFPHMSALENAAFGLKMQKMPKAEAESLAMAALAEVGLENEAHRKPEKLSGGEKQRLALARALVVRPSLLLLDESFSSLDTHLRDRLRRMTAERIRKGGIPAVLVTHSPEEACTAADEIAVMHEGKILQCGTPETLVQTPAGVQVAHLMGLPNTDDDRHIPQHAVRFDQDGMECRVLSRTCLPESFSLSVLHPEHGILWLNLDMPHAGEISGNDTVRIHIEDREIVRFR encoded by the coding sequence ATGCTTGAACTGAACGGACTCTGCAAACGCTTCGGCGGCAAAACGGTTGCCGACGATATCTGCCTGACTGTCGGGCGCGGCAAAATACTCGCCGTTTTGGGGCGGTCGGGCTGCGGCAAATCCACCCTGCTGAATATGATTGCGGGCATCGTCCGGCCGGACGGCGGGGAAATATGGCTGAATGGGGAAAACATTACCCGTATGCCGCCCGAAAAACGCCGTATTTCGCTGATGTTTCAAGATTACGCGCTGTTTCCCCATATGAGTGCACTGGAAAATGCGGCATTCGGTTTGAAAATGCAAAAAATGCCGAAAGCCGAAGCCGAAAGCCTCGCCATGGCGGCACTTGCCGAAGTCGGACTGGAAAACGAGGCGCACCGCAAGCCTGAAAAACTTTCCGGAGGCGAAAAGCAACGGTTGGCACTGGCGCGCGCTTTGGTTGTCCGCCCTTCCCTGCTGCTGTTGGACGAATCGTTTTCCAGTTTGGACACGCATTTGCGCGACCGGCTGCGCCGCATGACTGCCGAACGTATCCGCAAGGGCGGCATCCCTGCCGTTTTGGTAACGCATTCGCCCGAAGAGGCCTGCACGGCGGCAGACGAAATCGCCGTCATGCACGAGGGGAAAATCCTTCAATGCGGTACGCCCGAAACCTTGGTTCAAACGCCTGCCGGCGTGCAGGTCGCCCATCTGATGGGGCTGCCCAATACCGACGATGACCGCCATATTCCGCAACATGCGGTGCGTTTCGACCAAGACGGCATGGAGTGCCGCGTATTATCCCGTACCTGTTTGCCCGAATCGTTCAGCCTGTCCGTCCTCCATCCGGAACACGGCATCCTGTGGCTGAACCTCGATATGCCGCACGCCGGTGAAATATCGGGAAACGATACGGTACGCATCCATATCGAAGACAGGGAAATCGTCCGCTTCCGCTGA